A part of Halobaculum sp. MBLA0143 genomic DNA contains:
- a CDS encoding DUF6517 family protein, protein MAEDNDSDLGGTNDRTDGAVSDDRTDGAASDERTDGAVSTERRRLLAAAGGLGTAALAATSGCLGVLTGSEQARFTAGATTVPEAALSETGFEEYRVETVTTEREFSAAGQSRTVEAVNTLAEYDRALEVPGLGRYRAALYTAFTTPAVAVLGQTFNPVGDATAAEIADRALSRVESLESPTETGETTTQFLGTETTVGLFETDATLVEGVDLEIVLHVTEPVRAGADFVVAVGAYPKLLPQDDAVEALLSATEHVEATPSG, encoded by the coding sequence ATGGCCGAGGACAACGACTCCGACCTGGGAGGGACGAACGACCGGACGGACGGAGCCGTCTCTGACGACCGGACGGACGGAGCCGCCTCTGACGAGCGAACGGACGGAGCCGTCTCGACCGAGCGACGGCGACTGCTCGCGGCCGCCGGCGGGCTGGGGACCGCCGCGCTGGCGGCGACGAGTGGGTGTCTGGGGGTGCTGACCGGCTCCGAACAGGCACGGTTCACCGCCGGCGCCACGACGGTTCCGGAGGCGGCGTTGTCGGAGACCGGGTTCGAGGAGTACCGCGTGGAGACGGTCACCACGGAACGGGAGTTCTCGGCGGCGGGGCAGAGTCGGACCGTCGAGGCAGTCAACACGCTCGCGGAGTACGACCGCGCGCTGGAGGTGCCCGGGCTCGGGCGTTACCGAGCGGCGCTGTACACCGCCTTCACGACGCCTGCGGTGGCGGTGCTGGGCCAGACGTTCAACCCCGTCGGCGACGCGACCGCCGCCGAGATCGCCGACCGCGCGCTCTCGCGGGTGGAGTCGTTGGAGTCGCCGACGGAGACCGGCGAGACGACGACGCAGTTCCTCGGCACGGAGACGACCGTCGGCCTGTTCGAGACTGACGCCACGCTCGTCGAAGGAGTGGACCTGGAGATCGTCCTCCACGTCACGGAGCCGGTGCGGGCGGGTGCGGACTTCGTCGTCGCCGTCGGCGCGTACCCGAAGCTGTTGCCGCAGGACGACGCCGTCGAGGCGTTGCTGTCGGCGACGGAACACGTCGAGGCGACGCCGTCGGGGTAG